The proteins below are encoded in one region of Parvicella tangerina:
- a CDS encoding heavy-metal-associated domain-containing protein: MNNLTVTIQNLKCGGCVNTVTNKLEELEGVSNVKVDEVTSQVSFELSQENDMEQVIERLAQIGYPIEGDENTLMQKAKSFVSCAVGKVS; the protein is encoded by the coding sequence ATGAATAATTTAACAGTAACAATACAAAACTTGAAATGTGGTGGCTGTGTAAATACAGTCACTAACAAATTAGAAGAACTCGAGGGTGTTTCGAATGTGAAAGTAGACGAAGTGACTTCACAAGTTTCATTCGAACTTTCACAAGAAAATGACATGGAACAGGTGATCGAAAGACTTGCCCAGATTGGATATCCTATTGAGGGAGATGAGAATACGTTAATGCAAAAAGCGAAGTCTTTTGTAAGTTGTGCAGTGGGTAAGGTGAGTTAA